From Argopecten irradians isolate NY chromosome 2, Ai_NY, whole genome shotgun sequence, the proteins below share one genomic window:
- the LOC138316842 gene encoding uncharacterized protein: MKTFLLVSNRAKDQVDHMKTFLLVSNRAKDQVDYRKNFLLVSNRAKDQVDHMKTFLLVSNRAKDRVDHRKTFLFVSNRAKEQVDHRKTFLLVSNRAKDCVDHRKTFLLVSDRAKTALTTGTLFCWSVTELRTVWTTGRLFCWSVTELRTEFITGRLFCLSVTELRTVWTTRRLFCCNRAKDRVDHRKTFLLVSSRAKDQVDDRKIFLLVSNITKDWVDHKKTFLLVSNRAKGQVDHMKTFLLVSNRAKDQVDDRKTFLLVSNRIKDQVDHRKTFLLVSNITKDWVDHKKTFLLVSNRAKGQVDHMKTFLLVSNRAKDQVDDRKTCLLVSNRAKDSVDHRKTFLLVSNRAKDRVDHRKTFLLVSNRAKDRVDHRKTFLLVNNRIRAVWTTGRLFCWSVTELRTKWTT, encoded by the exons AtgaagacttttctgttggtcagtaacagagctaaggaccaAGTGGACCACAtgaagacttttctgttggtcagtaacagagctaaggaccaAGTGGACTATAGGAAGAattttctgttggtcagtaacagagctaaggaccaAGTGGACCACAtgaagacttttctgttggtcagtaacagagctaaggaccgAGTTGATcacaggaagacttttctgtttgtcagtaacagagctaaggaacaagtggaccacaggaagacttttctgttggtcagtaacagagctaaggactgtgtggaccacaggaagacttttctgttggtcagtgATAGAGCTAAGACCGCGTTGACCACAGGAAcacttttctgttggtcagtaacagagctaaggaccgTGTGGACTACAGGAAGACTGTTttgttggtcagtaacagagctaaggaccgAGTTTATcacaggaagacttttctgtttgtcagtaacagagctaaggaccgTGTGGACCACAagaagacttttctgttg taatAGAGCTAAGGACCGTGTGGACCATAGGAAGACTTTTCTTTTGGTCAGTAGCAGAGCTAAGGACCAAGTGGACGACAGGAAGAtttttctgttggtcagtaacatAACTAAGGACTGGGTGGACCACAagaagacttttctgttggtcagtaacagagctaagggCCAAGTGGACCACAtgaagacttttctgttggtcagtaacagagctaaggaccaAGTGGACGacaggaagacttttctgttggttAGTAACAGAATTAAGGACCAAGTGGaccacaggaagacttttctgttggtcagtaacatAACTAAGGACTGGGTGGACCACAagaagacttttctgttggtcagtaacagagctaagggCCAAGTGGACCACAtgaagacttttctgttggtcagtaacagagctaaggaccaAGTGGACGACAGGAAGACTTgtctgttggtcagtaacagagctaaggacagtgtggaccacaggaagacttttctgttggtcagtaacagagctaaggaccgAGTGGATcacaggaagacttttctgttggtcagtaacagagctaaggaccgtgtggaccacaggaagacttttctgttggtcaaTAACAGAATTAGGGCCGTGTGGaccacaggaagacttttctgttggtcagtaacagagctaaggaccaAGTGGACCACAtga
- the LOC138316841 gene encoding uncharacterized protein yields MKTFLLVSNRAKDQVDHRKTFLLVSNRANDQVDHRKTFLFVSNRAKEQVDHRKTFLLVSNRAKDRVDHRKTFLLVSDRAKTALTRGRLFCWSVTELRTVRTTGRLFCCNRAKDQVDHRKTFLLVSNRANDQVDHRKTFLLVSNRIKDQLDHRKTFLLVSNRANDRVDYRKNFLFVSSRAKDREDHRKTFLLVSNRAKDQVDHRKTFLLVSNRAKDREDHRKTFLLVSERAKDRVGHSKTFLLVSNRAKDRVSHSKTFLLVSNRAKDCEDHSKTFLLVSNRAKDCEDHSKTFLLVSNRAKDCEDHSKVTLILLVSNRAKDCEDHSKVTLILL; encoded by the exons AtgaagacttttctgttggtcagtaacagagctaaggaccaagtggaccacaggaagacttttctgttggtcagtaacagagctaatGACCAAGTGGaccacaggaagacttttctgtttgtcagtaacagagctaaggaacaagtggaccacaggaagacttttctgttggtcagtaacagagctaaggaccgtgtggaccacaggaagacttttctgttggtcagtgACAGAGCTAAGACCGCGTTGACCAgaggaagacttttctgttggtcagtgacagagctaaggaccgtgaggaccacaggaagacttttctgttg taacagagctaaggaccaagtggaccacaggaagacttttctgttggtcagtaacagagctaatGACCAAGTGGaccacaggaagacttttctgttggtcagtaacagaaTTAAGGACCAATTGGaccacaggaagacttttctgttggtcagtaacagagcaAACGACCGTGTGGACTATAGGAAGAATTTTCTGTTTGTCAGTAGCAGAGCTAAGGACCGTGAGGaccacaggaagacttttctgttggtcagtaacagagctaaggaccaagtggaccacaggaagacttttctgttggtcagtaacagagctaaggaccgtgaggaccacaggaagacttttctgttggtcagtgAAAGAGCTAAGGACCGTGTCGGCCACAGtaagacttttctgttggtcagtaacagagctaaggaccgTGTCAGCCACAGtaagacttttctgttggtcagtaacagagctaaggactGTGAAGACCACAGtaagacttttctgttggtcagtaacagagctaaggactGTGAAGACCACAGtaagacttttctgttggtcagtaacagagctaaggactGTGAAGACCACAGTAAAGTCACTTTAATactgttggtcagtaacagagctaaggactGTGAAGACCACAGTAAAGTCACTTTAATACTGTTATAG